CCAGATCATGCACAAGTGCATCGACAAGCCGGGCCGCCTCTCGCTGACCTCCGCCCAGCCGACGATGTACCGCATCGGCTGCACCATGACCGGCGGTTCGTCCGGCGGCGGCTGGTTCCGCATGGTGGGCGACAAGACCCGGCTGGTCTCGAACACCTCGATCGGCCCGGCCGAGAACACCTGGCTGGCCGGACCGCAGCTGGGCAAGGGCGCCGAGCAGGTCTACGACATGATGAGCAAGAAGTACGGCTCCCAATAGCCGTACGGCGGGCGACCGCCGCACCTCGCACATGACATGACGAAGGCCCGCCCCCTACGAGAGGGGGCGGGCCTTCGTCATATGGACCGCGTGAACCACGCCTGTCCGAGCCTGCTGTCAGCCTGCGACGGGAACGTACGGCGTGAGATCCGCCGCCAGTTCCGCGTGCACCTTCGCCTTGAGCAGCGTGCCCTCGGCGGTGTGCTCCTCGGAGAGCACCTCACCCTCGCCGTGCGCCCGGGAGATGAGCTGACCCTGCGTGTACGGCACGAGGGCCTCGATCTCGACCTCGGGCCGCGGGAGTTCGGTGTCGATGAGCGCGAGCAGCTCGTCGATACCGGCACCCGTGCGCGCGGAGACCGCGATCGCGTGCTTCTCGTTGCGCAGCAGCCGCTGGAGGACCAGTGGATCGGCCGCGTCCGCCTTGTTGACGATCACGATCTCGGGCACGTCGGTCGCGCCCACATCACGGATCACCTCGCGCACGGCGGCGAGCTGCTCCTCCGGCACCGGGTGCGAGCCGTCCACCACGTGCAGGATCAGGTCGGACTCGCCGACCTCCTCCATCGTGGAACGGAACGCCTCGACGAGGTGGTGCGGCAGGTGCCGCACGAACCCGACGGTGTCGGCCAGGGTGTAGGTCCGGCCGCTCGGCGTCTCGGCCCGGCGCACGGTCGGGTCGAGGGTGGCGAACAGCGAGTTCTCCACCAGGACGCCCGCGCCCGTGAGGCGGTTGAGCAGGGAGGACTTGCCCGCGTTCGTGTAACCGGCGATCGCGACCGAAGGCACCTTGTTGCGCTTGCGCTCCTGGCGCTTGATGTCGCGGCCCGTCTTCATCTCCGCGATCTCCCGGCGCATCTTCGCCATCTTCTCGCGGATCCGACGGCGGTCCGTCTCGATCTTGGTCTCACCGGGACCACGTGTCGCCATTCCGCCGCCACCGCTGGAACCGCCGCCGCCCATCTGACGGGAGAGCGACTGACCCCAGCCGCGAAGGCGCGGGAGCATGTACTGCATCTGGGCAAGGGCGACCTGCGCCTTGCCCTCTCGGGACTTGGCGTGCTGGGCGAAGATGTCGAGGATCAGGGCGGTCCTGTCGACCACCTTGACCTTGACGACGTCTTCGAGGTGAATCAGCTGGCCAGGGCTCAGCTCACCGTCACAGACGACGGTGTCGGCCCCGGTCTCGAGGACGATGTCACGCAGCTCCTGCGCCTTACCGGATCCGATGTACGTCGCCGGGTCGGGCTTGTCGCGGCGCTGGATGACGCCGTCGAGCACGAGCGCGCCTGCCGTCTCGGCCAGGGCGGCCAGCTCGGCGACGGAGTTCTCCGCGTCCTGCACCGTGCCCGAGGTCCACACGCCTACGAGGACCACTCGCTCCAGACGGAGCTGTCGGTACTCGACTTCGGTGACGTCCTCGAGCTCGGTGGAGAGGCCGGCGACACGGCGCAGGGCCGCGCGCTCGGAGCGGTCGAACTGTTCGCCGTCCCGCTCTCCGTCGATCT
This Streptomyces sp. NBC_01283 DNA region includes the following protein-coding sequences:
- the hflX gene encoding GTPase HflX, coding for MTSSSSPSQDAQSLAQNYPEGLRADALMEEDVAWSHEIDGERDGEQFDRSERAALRRVAGLSTELEDVTEVEYRQLRLERVVLVGVWTSGTVQDAENSVAELAALAETAGALVLDGVIQRRDKPDPATYIGSGKAQELRDIVLETGADTVVCDGELSPGQLIHLEDVVKVKVVDRTALILDIFAQHAKSREGKAQVALAQMQYMLPRLRGWGQSLSRQMGGGGSSGGGGMATRGPGETKIETDRRRIREKMAKMRREIAEMKTGRDIKRQERKRNKVPSVAIAGYTNAGKSSLLNRLTGAGVLVENSLFATLDPTVRRAETPSGRTYTLADTVGFVRHLPHHLVEAFRSTMEEVGESDLILHVVDGSHPVPEEQLAAVREVIRDVGATDVPEIVIVNKADAADPLVLQRLLRNEKHAIAVSARTGAGIDELLALIDTELPRPEVEIEALVPYTQGQLISRAHGEGEVLSEEHTAEGTLLKAKVHAELAADLTPYVPVAG